The segment CGCATCGCACAGCCTTGTCACCGAAAATCCTCCCTAAGGCCATCCTTGGCTGCATCGCTTTCGAGATGGGTCTGTCGGTATTGCGGCTTCAAAGCGGGCATTCCGAATCCACCGCATTGTCGACTAGAAGGGATAAATCGCGACACTATCAGGATATGTCCTGATAGTGTCGCGGAAATTGATCTACCAGGCGACCTCGTAATGAGCTCCGGGGCCACGCCCGACAGATACGAGCTCTCCGGCATCGACGAGCTTCGAAAGCTCGCGGTACGCCTGTTTCGTATGCAGATGCAAAAGCTGCTCGACATCGCGCCTCTTGATTGTCCCGCCCTGCTGGTGCGCAAGCTTCATTATGAGTTCCGGGTATCTGATTTTGTCGATGTCGGATTGGCGCACGAAGTCGGCGTCCTTGCCGGACCGCGAGTATACCCTGCCGCTGAGCATATAGGCGCGACCGCTGGCGTTCCCTACTCCTTCGACGAGACCCGCCTCGACAAGGTTCTCGACAGTGGAGCGCGTCACGGAGTCGGTTGCATGGATTTGGGAGCACAGATCGGTGAGCATTAGCCTCCTCTGCCGTTTCAGGGCATCCAGGACAAGGAGCGATCTAAGGGAAAGCGGCCTCCCCGTTCTCTCACGCTCTTCGTTGATCATCCGCATGAACAGCTTATCGGGGGCGCTTCTTGCGATGAACACCGTGACGTTGGCAGATGTCGAAGCGGAATAATCCGGAAGCGGCCGCCCGCAATAGAGCGATCCTTCGTAAATCCTGTCAACGCCACGCCCCGTTTTCTCCGCGAGTCCGATCCTCTTCAAGGCTCCCATCAGGCACTCGTTCCGTCCATGAGGTTCGACGGTCAGCAGGTTGTCGATGGTGACGCCCTCCACAAATCCTCCAGGGTTCGATATCGTGAGCCCCTCGTCGTCAACAAGGACGCGCACCCTACCCAAGGAGGCATAATCCCTGTGGCCGAAGGCGTTCACAAGAGCCTCTCTGAACGCCCTGTGGTCGAATTCGGGCACAGGTTGCCTGAACAGACCCTCCTCGTATTCCCGCTCGGGATTCCACGGCTCAAGCATTGCTCTCATCTTTTCGATCGTGTAGAGCAGAGGCTGGTCGAAGTCCTGATTGACCCGCACCTCCGTCCCCTCGAGAACCTGGAACGCAGCTCCCGAGGTGGGCACGCAGCGGGCAATGGCCTCGCACTTCCCCGCGAGAAGGATTCCGGTGACCGTAGGGACCTTCCTGCCGTCCACCATCGTCACCATGCGAAGCGCGCTCAGCATCTCGTCATCAGGCAGTTCGAGGAGAGCCTGGTCTCCGTTGTTCCGGCTTCGCGAGAGAATGTCCCTCAAACGAGCCAGTTCCTCTCTGCTAAAGTCATCCATGTCCGCGTCCGGTAAGGGAAGCGACGAGTAATCGAGCTGCCCGATGGTCGAAAGGCGCGTGATTATCTCGTACGGGTACATCGGGACGCTTTCCGGGGACCCGTCTGCTTTGATTAGCCTCCGTAGAATCTTCCCGTCCTTCGAGGCAACGATTGCCGTGGACTTCGGCACCTCGAGGGCCATGACCTGCACACCCTCCTCGTTCGGCGATCCATCCTCGGAAAGCCGTAGCATGGTGACCCGCGCGGGGACGGGAGGCATCGTCTTGTTTGATATGAGGGCCGAAAGCCCCGTGGCATCAGCATGTGTTTCATGGATTCCGGTAGGCGTGCCGTCGTCCTCGACGCCGAGGTACACGACGCCTCCGTCGGTGTTGCTAAGAGCGACCACGGCGTCAATGAGCTCGCCGTCCGGCAATCTCCTCAGATCGCTCTTGAATTCGCAGCTGAGGTCTTCTTTTTGGGGAATTTCGCGCAGGCCGGCCATAAACGCCCTCCGATGAGAGGATGGTAATGTCCCAATATAGGACATTATCGGGACATGTCCCGATAATTATAAGACTTGTCCTGTTGTCATGAAGATCTTCATCCAATACATACTTTGAAGCAGCTGATACCGAAGGAGGGCGGCTCGAGCTCGCCGAGAACGACCTCATAGCACTGCGATTCGTAGCATCGGGCGTGACGGCCGTGCTTGGCAGCGTGCCGTACGATAGGTTCGTTCCAGCCGTGCCCGACTTTCTGAAAGGCCCGCTCGGCCGCGGCATCGTCGAGGAGCTGCAATCCTTGGGGAAATAACTCCGCCCACACAATAAGAAGGGTCCGATTCCAACGGAACCGGACCCTTCGGTGTGCTTCTCGTCATCTCGCCGCGAACGATCGGAACACGGCGGTTACGTTCGCGGAAGAGGGCTAGATGCTCTTGACCAGCTCCACGATGAAGTCGGTGTTCTCCGACAACACGTCCTCAGACACGTTCTCGATCACGTCTTCGCTGGTAGCCGACAGCGCGACTTCCTCCGCCTCGACGCCCACCAGGTGCATTCCCTGCAGGCCTCGGCGGGAGGCCACGGTTACCGCCGACTCGTTCCAAGGCAGCGAAACCGAGTCTATCTTCTTGCCCGTGACCCGCGAAGCCTTCTGGATGTAGCGCTTCATGCGCGAAGAGGGCTTCACCTTGCGGATGGTCCCCTCTTCCTGGACGAGCGCCAGCTTGCCCGCCGCGATCGAGTCGATGTCGATGATGATGGACCCGCGCAGCTCCGAAGCGTACTTGTCTAGAAACGCGCGCATACCGTCGCGCCGCCCGATCTCGGAGCCCAAGGCGACGAACCAGATCTCGGTCGTGAAATCAGGGTTGTTGAAGTGGTAGATCTGGCTGATCTCTTCGTTCAGCTCGGCAGCCACCTCGGGAAGCGGCGCCGACACCGGCTCTTTGACGGCCTCGTCCTCCGCTGCATCCTCGACCTTGGATTTCGTATCGACCCGGCCAAGCTGCACGCGCGAGAACGCGCCGCCGTTCCACTTCCTCGTATTCCAGGACCTATTCGGTTCGATCTCGCTGTAAGGGGCGTCGGGCTCGAGCGCGGAATCGTCCACGAGCAGATAGCCGCCATCCTCGGTGTACGCCTCGGGTGCAGACGCCACTCCATTGCTGACCTGGGTAGGCTTCTTAGCGGCAGGAACCGAAGGATCGTCGGCGTCGGCCTTGCGGGCACGAGGCTTCGAATCGTAGCCTTCCGACTCGTTGCGGAAGCTCTCCCATCCTCCGCGCGCACGGCCGGTCTCGCGGGCATCGAAATCCTCTTCGACGTCGAGCCATTCCTGGGGAGTCTCCTTCAGATCCTCTTTCTTGCTCGAGAAGCCCAGGCGATCCATAAAGCGCTGGAAGCGGCTCTTGGGCATCTCGACGTAACCCGGTCCGGCGGGAGCTCCCGAATCGGTGAAGTTCTCCTCGATGCCCGAGTCGTCGGCGTCGTCAACGTAGATCTCCTCCGGGGACGCGCCCTCGAGCAGCTCTTCCCCTACCGGCGTGATGGATCCCGTCGCGCCCGCGACGAACGACCCGACCGTGGAAACCGGCGAGGCTTCATCGGTGTTCACGCGCGTGATGGTGCCGGAGACGGACGGGAGAACCGTGCGCATCCCGCGAATCACACCCGATTTGGAGGGATGCTCCGCTGCGATGGCGGCGGGGTCGATCACGGGCACTCGGTCCAGACCGCGCGCGACCGCCGAGGCGGGAGGCTGGTCGGCGAGGGGGGCGGGCTGCTTGCTGGGCTCGACCGCATCGGCGGCCGGCGTCGCTACCTGGGGAAGCTCGATAGCGGGCGAAACAGGCGTGATAACCGGCTTCGCGTCCACAAGCGACTCGGATGCGGGGATATCCAGATCGGTCACATCGATCCTGCCGGTAAGCTCGGCGCTGCCTTCGGGCCAGTTCTTCATGAACCCCGGTTCGGGGACGTTGCTTTCGAAGGCTCCTTCGGTGAGGTTCTCGTCGGGAGGAAGGATGGGTTCCGACGCCTTCTTCTGCTCGATGAGGCTGGCGAACTCCGCGGACAGGGCCTCGCGATCGACGGGGGCCTCCTCGCCCAGCAGCTTGGGCGAGAAATAGCTCTCGGTGCTGATGACCTCGGCCGGAACATCCTCTACCACTGCGTTTCCGCCCTCCGGAGCCGCGGCTTCCCCAGACGAGTACAGCGCGTCCAGAGCCTCGGCGGAATCGGAGACGGATCGGGCCTCTTCGACAGATGCGGGCTGCTCCCCTTGCGCCATCATGACCGATTCAGCAGGCTGCGCATCGGAACCGGGCTCGTCGCCGGCCACCTCGTCGGCTTCGATGGTGTGCCAAGCGCTTTCGGTGGAGCTCGCCTCGAGGGCGGATCCTTCGGAGGCGGCACCCTCGGATGCGGCTGAAGCGTCAAGCGCGGCCTGGGCCTCCCGTTGGGCCAAAGCCTCCTCCCCGGCATCCGCATAGCGAGAGCGGAGGGACTCGTCCACCTCGGAATCGGACTTGCGGGCTTTCTGTTGCGCCGCGACGAACCAGGCGGGGACCGACGCATCGGTCGCGGGTTCTGCGGAAACGACCGGGGGCTCTGCAGCGACAACGGCCGCTTCCCCATCGACGGGAGCGACCTCCGACACTGACGGCTCCTCGACCGAGGCGCACTCATCGGTGATCGCGACCGGAGCGGCTTCGGCGGAAGGTTCCGGAGACGGAGCGCTCGAGGCGGCGCGCTCGTCCTGCGGGGTCCACACCGCGCCGGGGGCGCCCGTGAAAGCGGCGAGGGCGGCCTTCGCGGCGCTCAAGGGACTGTCGTCGGAAGCGCCTGCCGAAACGGAAGCGGAAGGTGCGGATCGGCGTGCGGGCTCGTCTGCAACACCCGCGACCTGTGCCGAATCGGAAACGGGGGCTTCGTAGACGACTTCGGTCTCATCGTCGATCAGACCCTGCTCGCGAGCGGCGTCGTACCCCTGGATGCGGGCATCCGAACCGTTGGAGCCGCCTCCGCCCACGCGGCGGGCGACTTCGAGCAGGGCCGCGACACCACTGGCGTTGTCGTTCGCACCTTCGCTGAAAGGCGCCATGCGGGCGATCACCGTTCGCGCGACGAGAACGACGCAGCCGACGAGGGCCACGACGAGAAGGAGGTTGAAGAACACGGCGCCCGGCCCCTGGGGGGCGATAAGCTGGCGCAGCAGCGTCAGAACCGGGACGGCGACGACGGCACCAGAGCAGATCTGCGGCATCGGAGCGGGGATGTTCTCGACGAAGCGCAGGTAGGCCGGACGGACGCGCCCCGAATCGTAGTGCGCGACCAGGATGATCTTGCGACTGCGGCGCGGCAGCCCCTCCTGCTGGTCGGGAGCATACTTGGCCACGACGTTCTGCGATACCCCTTTGCCCAGCTGACTGGACAGGTACGGACGATCAAGGCTCTCCAGCGCGAACACCGCGGCCGCGATGATCGTGACGATCAGCACGCCGATAGACAGCGCGGGCAGGGCGATGCCCAGGATGGTCGCCACGATGATGAGGGCGGCGCACACGCCGCGAACGAAACTCGATTCGATGGAAGTCGAGAAATCGTCGATCACTGCGGCGAAACCCGACTCCTTCTGCATCTGATCGGCAATGTAGAGAGCGGCCTGCTGCTCTTCCTCAGTACCCGCCGGTCGAGGTCCAACCTCCTGAGAGAGGTACTGCACGTTATCCAAAAGTTGAGCCATCAGTATGCCTTTCATCTCATATGCGCTGTTCGACGCGCATACTCGCATGAAAGTATAAACTATTTGGATTGCGCGCCCAAATAATCGCGAAGGTCTGCGTCCGATTGCGTAGCTTCTGCACGAGCGGCTTGGTAGCCTTCGATCTCGCTGAGGGACTGGGTTTTCACGAAATCAAGAATCACCTGGTCAACTGACGAAGGCAGATTCTTTGCGAGGCGCGATGCCTTCTCGTCGGCCTCGGTGTACAGATCGTTCTGCTCGACGGCTTCATCCTTGTTCCGCTCGATGAGGGCGGCGTCGGCGGCGTCGGCATAGCCCAGGGCCTCCAAACGGGCTTTGACGTAATCGATATAGGGATCGAGCTTGATCCCGGGAACGGCGGCGGCGACCGAGGAAAAACCGTCGAGCGCGTCGTTGAAGCGCTCCGTTGCGCGCTCTCCCCTCTCGCGCACGTCCTTTATCTCGTCGACCGACGCGGCTTTCGAGGACAGGGCAGCCGCCTCGCGCGCGAGGGTGTCTCCTTCCTGCAGGTTCGACCAGGCAGAGCGCAGGCGCTTCAAAGGATCCTGCGCGGCGGCGGCCTTCTCCATGACCCGCTCTGCCGCGCCGATCATCCCCGTGCGGGCATCGACGTTGCGCTGAGCGGCGTCCATCGAAGCGGACACCTCTTTCGGCAGCCGCCGAGAAGAGAGCTGGCGAAGCAGCGCGGCGGCCTCGTCGAGGGATTCTCTCGCCTCCGATATATCGGATTGCGCTGCAGACCACGTTCCTTTCTCGACCGCCTTCACCGGATCTTCCGTGAACGGGTCGAGGGCTGCAAGCGTCGCGTCGGTCTCCCCTATCTTTTCCAATACCTGCGAAAACATCGCTTCGCTGCTTTTGTCCTCTTTCACATAGGTGTACCCCACGTATCCGCCGGCAGCGATGGCCGCGACGGCGAGAACGGCCAACGCAGCCCGAGCGGCACGCTTCATGGTGCGGCGACGTTTCCTGCGCTCCACTTCCAGAACCGCCTGACCCTGGAAGTCCTGCGCGCTTGCAGCAGGAGAAGGGGCCTTCGTTTCCGACGGTGCCGCGACGCGCTTCGCCCGAAGGGTGCTGCGGTCCTTCCGAAGCTTGCGGGAGGGCTTTGCGGAACGGGCGGGCTCGGAGTTTCGACCGGCCGGCTCGAAGGGCTCCGATTTCTGCTCGGCCTTGGTTCGGGATGTTTCACGTGAAACATCCCCTCGGCCGCCAAAGGAGAGCGAAATCTGCGGGACTCCCCCCGAAAGGCGAAGGAGCTTCTGCTTCGCTCCGGGCTTCTTCCCATCCAGAGACTGCCGCGCTGCGTCCAGCACGTCGAACGATATCTCGTTGGAAGTTCCCTCTGTATTTCGCTTGATATGGGCAGCACGAACGTGCTTCGGCGGCGTCGACATAGACTAGCGTCCGTTCATGGCCGCGAGGGACGCAACAATCTCGCTGGTGGGACAGATGCGCACGGTCTTGCTCTGGAGGGAGTTCAGAACGGTCTTCCCGTAGCTCTTGGTAACCAGGCGCTTGTCGGCCAGGATGACGACGCCGGTATCGTCCGACTTCCGTATGAGGCGGCCCGCCGCCTGCTTCGTTTCGATAACGGCCTGCGGAAGGGTGTATTTGAACCACGCGCGGTCATCGCGCGAGGCGCGTTCGCATGAAAGCGGATCAGTCGGGCGAGAGAACGGCAACTTCGGAATGACGACGCCTCTTAACGTCGATCCGGGAGCATCGAATCCCTGCCAAAACGACTTCAGCGCGAACAGGGACAAGCTCTCGTCGGCTATGAAGTCGTCGCGCAGGGCTTTTGAGGAAACTCCCCACTTCTGGCAGATGAGGCGCAGGTCCTCCCGCTTCATGAGCGGCCACACTTCGTCGAAGCAGCGCTCCATCTCGCGGCGGTTCGTGAACAGCGTGAGCATCGAGCCCCCCTGGGCGAGGTGCACGCCGACAAGCAGCTTCTGCAAAGCTGCCAGGTACGACGGGGCGTTCGGTTCGGGCATATCGCTCGCAACGTAAACGATCATGTTGTTGTCGAAGTCGAAGCTCGAATCGACCTGAAGCTCGCGCGCGAAAGACGATTCGTCCTCGTTCAAGCCAACCGCTCGGGAAAACGCCTCGAACCGCCCGTCGACCGACAGGGTCGCCGAAGCGTAGACCACGGACTGCGTGCGGCTGTAGAAGGCGTCGCGCATCATGGACCCCACCTCGAGCGGCATCGCACCGAGCGAGTCTCCGAGGCGGTCCTTCTTCCGCAGCAGGCTCGCCTGGAACACGAACGATTCCGGCTGCTTGCTGAAGATCAGGTCGCACGCCTCGATAAGCTCCTTCAGCTCGATGGCGGTCGAGGCGATCTCGCGCTGAGGCTCTGCCGCGGCGTCGATCCCCTCGAGGAACGCCACCAGGTCTTGGCAGCGGCGCACGAGCTTCTCGGCAGCTTCGACCATGACAAGGGCGTGGCTTTTCAGACCCGCGAACACCGAGCTGCGGCGCACCTCGCCGTTCAGCCATAGGTCGACGCTTTCGTACGACCGTCCGGTTTTCTGGGTGTCGAAGTACAGGAGGTCCTTCACATGAAGGCAGTACTCCTCGGCCGCGCGCGCGAACGCGTCTCCCGCCTCCTGGGCCTTGTTCGAAAGGCCGTAGAACAAAGCGCCGCTTTCCTCGACGTCTCCCGACACCCTCTTCTCGGCGCGGGCGAAAATCGTCCGCGAGCTTCCGGAGGGGGCGACGCGGCCGCACAGACGCGACAACGCATCGGAATCAACCTTCTTGGTGAACGCCCGCCGGGCTTCGGCCTCGATACCGTGTGCCTCGTCGACGACCCAGCACGCCGCACGGGGCAGGAGCCCGCCATCGGCCGCCAAATCGCAGCACAGCAGCGCATGGTTGGTCACCACGATGTTGCAGCGCTCGGCGCGCCGACGGGCGCCGTGGCCGAAGCAGAGGCTGCCGAAATAGGGGCATTTCCTGCGGAGGCAGTCGTTGCTCGTAGTAGTGATGGCCCAGCGCGGAAGCAGGCGATAGTCGATTTTGAGCGCATCGAGATCGCTGAACTCGCTCTGCTCGATGTACGAAAGCAGCGCGGCGAGGGCAGGAGCCTGGTTTTGCTGCCTACCCGCAACTTCGCGCGTCGAAGGGCCGTCTGCGGCGATCTTCTCGATCTTGCGCAGGCAGGGGTAGTGGGAAATGCCCTTCAGCGCCGCATAGCTCAACTCGGGAAGATCGGGAGCCTCCTGCTGCAACGCGCGGGACAAAGCGGGCAGCTCGGAAAAAACCAGCTGGTCGAGCAGGGCATTCGTGTTAGTCGCGACCCCGATGGCCACACCGCTGCGAAGGGATGTGAGTGCAGAGGGAACCAGGTAGGCCATCGACTTCCCAACGCCCGTGCCCGCTTCGACCACGAGGTTGTTCGACCTTTCGAATGCCGAGCGCACCGCTTCGGCCATCTCCAACTGCTCGGGCCGAGGATCGTAGCTGCCGTATATCCGACCGAGCAACCCTTCGGCACTGAAAGCCCGATCGATATCGGCTCGAGACGGAACGTCCAGCAAAGGCGTCTCGTCGTCGAGGACCGCCGCGCCCGACAAGCTGGACGGGCGGGCCACAAGGCAGGAGTTGACGCGCTGGCGACGCATTGATCTGAGCGAGAACAAGGGCGTTTTCGCCGCGCTTTCCGCCTTCTCCCCTTGGCATCCGGCCTCCCCCGTTTCGGCAGGCGTTTCCGCGGAATCGGCCAAGGGCGACCCGCTCGGCGCATGATGCAGCAGGTAGTCGAACACGACGACCGTCGGCCACTGATCCTTATCCGCCATCGTCGCGATCTCGGCTACCAAGGAGCGCGGCATCGAGCAAACGGCCGCCAACAGCACTCGGAACAAAGAGCACGTCGCCTCAACGTCGGCGTCGGCGCGGTGGGTCGAAAGCGGCGCGTCGAACGCCTTCACGAGGTCGATGAGCCGATGGGATTTCAGGCGCGGCAGGGCGATCCGGGAAAGGTCGAGGGAATCTATCCATTCGTTTTCGAGCAGCGCCTTGCCTGCGGGGTACTTCGTGGTGAACGTTCGATCGAACTCGGCGTTGTGCGCCACGATACGGGCATCCCCAACGAATTCGACCAGTTGTCTCATCACCTCGTCCGGTGCGGGAGCCTCGGCTACGTCGCTGTTGGAGATATGGGTGAGGTGCTCGATCTCCTCGGGAATGGGTTTGCCGGGATTCGCGAAGCTCACGAACCAGGACTCGATCTTCCCGTGGGACATACGTGCGGCGGCGACCTGGATCAACTCGTCGTGAGAAAACGACAGGCCCGTCGTCTCCGTGTCCAAAACGACGACGTTCTCATCAAGCGCACCGAAATCCAACCTGTCGGCCAAGTTCTTCAGCGAAGCGTATCGCTCGACGACGTCGTTCGGCGTGCCGTCGGTCACGTTTTTCTCGAGGTTTCCGCGCAGGCGGGGCGTTGTTGATTCCATGCGAACAGACTAGCAAATTACCGACCGCACGGCGGGTTCGGGCCGCCTCTTCCCCGCCGCGCCGCGAAAAAAGCGGAGTCCATGCGCCAAAAACGGCGGCGGCGAAGGCATGATACACTTGCGCCCACCAAAACGATCGGGAGGAACGCCGTGCGCTACGAAGGATACTATGCCCGCTTTGAAACGGCATCGAAGAAAGACGCCGCCATCCTTATCGGAGCGGACACCCTGGTGGGAGATACGTTCGAGATCGAGATCAGAAACGAGCGCGGAACGGCTGTCGCGTGGGTCAGAAACAGGTTCGGCGCCGAGATAGGGTTCTTCGATGCCGAGACGACCCGTAGGATCCAGCTCGCCCAGGCCCGGGGCGACATCATCAAGGCCATGCTCTCCTTCGTCGCTTATTCCGAAGAGCCTTCCCCGGGTTTGTACTGGGGCGAAATGGCGGTGATGTCGTATCCCGCCTCCCAGAAAGAGCATTTCGACGCCTTCTCCCGCCTGGTGTCGAAGCGGCTCCAGGAAGGATCGCGACCCGATATCGCATTGTCCGAGCAAGGGGAGGCCAACGTCGTCGAACACGAGGGCGACTGGCTCCCTACGGCGACGGTTCCCCTCCCGAAAACCAGGTCGGGCATGGTGATCATGAAAAGCAAGCGCCGGTTCTCCGAGAAGATGATCGAACAGGGACGCGCCGGGAACAAAGGCTGCTATATCGTGGGCTGGGCCTTCATCCTCGTACTCGTCGCTGGGGCGATCTGGCTTTTCAAGCAGTTCGGAGCGTTCTGATCCCACATCGGGAAGAAACCCCCGACCTTAGCCGGCCTTCATAGCAAGCGATCAGCGGCGCCCCTCGAGCGCCAGCTCCACCAACTTCGAGCACAGCCGGGGAAAGTCCAACCCGACGGCGCGCGCGGCGTCGGGAAGCAGGGACGTGCTGGTCATACCGGGGATCGTATTGGTTTCCAGCAGCCAGATATCCCCCTCCGCATCCCGGATCATATCCGTGCGGGAAACCCCGCGGCAGCCGAGGACCTTATGAGCATCGATGGCGAGCTGCTGCACACGCGCCGTATCCCCATCGGAGAGCCGCGCCGGGCAGATATGCTGAGACCCACCTGGAGCGTATTTGGATTCGAAATCGTAGAACTCGTGCGAGGGGACGATCTCGATCACCGGCAGCGCCTCGACGTCTTCGTTTCCCAACACCGCGGCGGTCAGCTCGACGCCCTTGATGTACTTCTCCACCACGAGATGGTCGTCGATCGCGAACGCCTCCTCGATCCGAGGCTTGAGGTCGGCTTCCCGCTCGACTATGAAAACACCCAGGGCGCTCCCTTCGGTTGCGGGTTTCACCACGCAGGGCACGCCGAGCTTCTGCACGATTTCATCGATCGCGTACGATTTCCCGCGCTCGAGGTAGATAGACGGCGGGGTGGGCAGACCGGCTGCCTCGTACATGACCTTCGCTTTGGCCTTGTCCATGGAAAGCGCGCTGGACAGCACGCCCGAACCGGTATAGGGAATTCCGGCGTATTCCAGCAAACCCTGGACCGTGCCGTCTTCTCCCATTTTCCCGTGAAGGCAGAGGAACGCGACATCGAACTCCTCCGAGAAGAGCCTCATGATCTGAGCCTTCTCGGCCGTATCGATCATCGTGACCTGGTATCCCGCCTCGATGAGCGCCGCTTTGGATCCCTCCCCGGAAGCGATCGAGATCGAGCGCTCTCCGCTCGTACCCCCATACAAAAGAGCTACCTTGCAGTTTTCGGGATTCATTTCGGCTGCGCCGCCTTCCGGTAAGGTGTGATGCCTTGCAAGTATATCAAAGCAGGCCGAACAGGGAATTACTCCTTTTCCTTCTACGTGTTTCACGTGAAACACGTCCGCTCCCCTTATAATCTGATCATGGAAAACTCAGTCAAACAATTCTCCCTCCCCGATTTGGAGCAGATGCTCGTGCAGGTCGGGGTCCCGAAGTTCAGGACGATGCAGATCGCCTCGTGGCTGTACGTGAAACGCGCGCGGTCCTTCGACGAGATGACCAACCTGCCCTCCGCCCTGCGGCTCCAGCTCTCCCAAACCTACCCGTTCACCTTCCCCGAAATTGCGGACCTCCAAGTTTCCGGTGACGGAACGCGGAAGTACTTGCTGAAGCTGATGGACGGCACCTTGGTCGAAACGGTGGGGATACCTTCCGACGATAATCGGCTCACTGTGTGCTGCTCGAGCCAAGCGGGATGCGCGATGGGGTGTCTTTTCTGCGCGACGGGCAAACAGGGTTTGGTGCGAAACCTCCTTCCGGGAGAGATCGTCGACCAGATCAACGTCGTAGGCGAGGATTTCGGCCGCCGTGTATCGAACGTGGTGGTTATGGGACAGGGAGAACCGTTCGCCAATTATCGCAACCTCATGGGTGCGCTCCGCATCCTGAACCACGGGAAGCTGCTCGATATCGGCGCGCGGCACATCACCGTGTCGACATGCGGGATCATCCCCAGAATCGCCGATTTCGCTTCGGAAGACGAGCAGTTCACGCTTGCGGTATCGTTGCACAGCGCCGATCAGGGAACGCGCGACCTCATCATGCCGGAGCTATCGAGGTTCCCTCTGACCGACCTCAGGAAATCTCTCGGGGAGTATTCCGAACGAACCGGGCGGCGCGTCTCGCTCGAATACGCGCTTATC is part of the Berryella intestinalis genome and harbors:
- a CDS encoding RNA-binding domain-containing protein, which gives rise to MAGLREIPQKEDLSCEFKSDLRRLPDGELIDAVVALSNTDGGVVYLGVEDDGTPTGIHETHADATGLSALISNKTMPPVPARVTMLRLSEDGSPNEEGVQVMALEVPKSTAIVASKDGKILRRLIKADGSPESVPMYPYEIITRLSTIGQLDYSSLPLPDADMDDFSREELARLRDILSRSRNNGDQALLELPDDEMLSALRMVTMVDGRKVPTVTGILLAGKCEAIARCVPTSGAAFQVLEGTEVRVNQDFDQPLLYTIEKMRAMLEPWNPEREYEEGLFRQPVPEFDHRAFREALVNAFGHRDYASLGRVRVLVDDEGLTISNPGGFVEGVTIDNLLTVEPHGRNECLMGALKRIGLAEKTGRGVDRIYEGSLYCGRPLPDYSASTSANVTVFIARSAPDKLFMRMINEERERTGRPLSLRSLLVLDALKRQRRLMLTDLCSQIHATDSVTRSTVENLVEAGLVEGVGNASGRAYMLSGRVYSRSGKDADFVRQSDIDKIRYPELIMKLAHQQGGTIKRRDVEQLLHLHTKQAYRELSKLVDAGELVSVGRGPGAHYEVAW
- the rlmN gene encoding 23S rRNA (adenine(2503)-C(2))-methyltransferase RlmN, coding for MENSVKQFSLPDLEQMLVQVGVPKFRTMQIASWLYVKRARSFDEMTNLPSALRLQLSQTYPFTFPEIADLQVSGDGTRKYLLKLMDGTLVETVGIPSDDNRLTVCCSSQAGCAMGCLFCATGKQGLVRNLLPGEIVDQINVVGEDFGRRVSNVVVMGQGEPFANYRNLMGALRILNHGKLLDIGARHITVSTCGIIPRIADFASEDEQFTLAVSLHSADQGTRDLIMPELSRFPLTDLRKSLGEYSERTGRRVSLEYALIEGVNDSARELDCLVRFCKGLLCHVNLIMLNPIPDSPFRPVPKKSLKKWLDELERHRVNATVRQSRGTDIDGACGQLANSILKP
- a CDS encoding helicase C-terminal domain-containing protein, encoding MESTTPRLRGNLEKNVTDGTPNDVVERYASLKNLADRLDFGALDENVVVLDTETTGLSFSHDELIQVAAARMSHGKIESWFVSFANPGKPIPEEIEHLTHISNSDVAEAPAPDEVMRQLVEFVGDARIVAHNAEFDRTFTTKYPAGKALLENEWIDSLDLSRIALPRLKSHRLIDLVKAFDAPLSTHRADADVEATCSLFRVLLAAVCSMPRSLVAEIATMADKDQWPTVVVFDYLLHHAPSGSPLADSAETPAETGEAGCQGEKAESAAKTPLFSLRSMRRQRVNSCLVARPSSLSGAAVLDDETPLLDVPSRADIDRAFSAEGLLGRIYGSYDPRPEQLEMAEAVRSAFERSNNLVVEAGTGVGKSMAYLVPSALTSLRSGVAIGVATNTNALLDQLVFSELPALSRALQQEAPDLPELSYAALKGISHYPCLRKIEKIAADGPSTREVAGRQQNQAPALAALLSYIEQSEFSDLDALKIDYRLLPRWAITTTSNDCLRRKCPYFGSLCFGHGARRRAERCNIVVTNHALLCCDLAADGGLLPRAACWVVDEAHGIEAEARRAFTKKVDSDALSRLCGRVAPSGSSRTIFARAEKRVSGDVEESGALFYGLSNKAQEAGDAFARAAEEYCLHVKDLLYFDTQKTGRSYESVDLWLNGEVRRSSVFAGLKSHALVMVEAAEKLVRRCQDLVAFLEGIDAAAEPQREIASTAIELKELIEACDLIFSKQPESFVFQASLLRKKDRLGDSLGAMPLEVGSMMRDAFYSRTQSVVYASATLSVDGRFEAFSRAVGLNEDESSFARELQVDSSFDFDNNMIVYVASDMPEPNAPSYLAALQKLLVGVHLAQGGSMLTLFTNRREMERCFDEVWPLMKREDLRLICQKWGVSSKALRDDFIADESLSLFALKSFWQGFDAPGSTLRGVVIPKLPFSRPTDPLSCERASRDDRAWFKYTLPQAVIETKQAAGRLIRKSDDTGVVILADKRLVTKSYGKTVLNSLQSKTVRICPTSEIVASLAAMNGR
- a CDS encoding D-alanine--D-alanine ligase family protein — translated: MNPENCKVALLYGGTSGERSISIASGEGSKAALIEAGYQVTMIDTAEKAQIMRLFSEEFDVAFLCLHGKMGEDGTVQGLLEYAGIPYTGSGVLSSALSMDKAKAKVMYEAAGLPTPPSIYLERGKSYAIDEIVQKLGVPCVVKPATEGSALGVFIVEREADLKPRIEEAFAIDDHLVVEKYIKGVELTAAVLGNEDVEALPVIEIVPSHEFYDFESKYAPGGSQHICPARLSDGDTARVQQLAIDAHKVLGCRGVSRTDMIRDAEGDIWLLETNTIPGMTSTSLLPDAARAVGLDFPRLCSKLVELALEGRR